A single genomic interval of Flavihumibacter rivuli harbors:
- a CDS encoding uroporphyrinogen-III synthase, with amino-acid sequence MANPSLTILSTRPVDKELVDYAANRGIQLEVQPFITTVAIDDYEVTEEIRLALEEELTVVFTSMNAVEAVAAHMHDFQPNWRVYCMGYATKKLVEEYFGEDSIVDTGDDATDLAEKIIESGEEEEVTFFCGDQRRDELPEALRGAGIDVNEVTVYQTIQLPHEIKGQYAGILFFSPSAVHSFFEKNKKLAGHTVLFAIGNTTAKAIKEHCTNPVVIADEPGKSNLVEQAIDFFSSK; translated from the coding sequence ATGGCTAATCCATCATTGACGATACTCAGCACCCGGCCGGTTGACAAAGAACTGGTCGACTATGCCGCCAACAGGGGCATCCAGCTGGAAGTGCAACCCTTCATCACCACAGTGGCCATCGATGATTACGAAGTGACCGAAGAGATCAGGCTCGCACTGGAAGAAGAACTTACCGTTGTCTTCACCAGCATGAATGCCGTGGAAGCGGTGGCAGCCCACATGCACGATTTCCAGCCCAACTGGCGGGTCTATTGCATGGGCTATGCGACGAAAAAACTGGTAGAAGAATATTTCGGGGAAGACAGCATTGTTGATACCGGTGATGATGCAACGGACTTAGCAGAAAAAATAATCGAGTCGGGCGAGGAAGAAGAAGTGACCTTTTTCTGTGGCGACCAGAGAAGGGATGAACTGCCGGAAGCCTTGCGCGGTGCGGGCATCGACGTGAACGAGGTCACCGTGTACCAGACCATCCAGCTGCCCCACGAGATCAAGGGCCAGTATGCCGGCATTCTGTTTTTCAGTCCGAGTGCCGTGCACAGCTTCTTTGAGAAGAACAAAAAACTGGCAGGACATACCGTTCTTTTTGCCATTGGTAATACCACTGCCAAAGCGATCAAAGAACATTGTACCAACCCGGTTGTTATCGCCGACGAACCCGGCAAATCCAACCTGGTGGAACAGGCAATAGATTTTTTTTCATCAAAATAG
- the hemE gene encoding uroporphyrinogen decarboxylase, giving the protein MTALKNDLILRTLRGEATERTPVWMMRQAGRYLPEYMALRAKYGFFERCQTPELACEITLQPVDIVGVDAAILFSDILVVPQAMGMEVQLIESKGPLLPEPIHTKKDLERIVVPDVQDRLHYVFDAIRLIKQELNGRVPLIGFAGAPWTLLCYMVQGKGSKTFDEAKAFCYQQPELAHQLLQMITDTTIAYMKEQIAAGADMVQIFDSWGGLLSPEDFETFSLQYIRQIVAALKDLAPTIIFAKGAWFALEEMAATGAHGLGIDWCIKPQLARQFAGDKVTLQGNFDPARLLSPITEIRASVKRMLEAFGPGRHIANLGHGILPNVPVDHARAFVDAVKEFSVQ; this is encoded by the coding sequence ATGACAGCGTTAAAGAATGACCTGATCCTGAGGACACTCAGGGGGGAAGCAACGGAAAGGACACCCGTGTGGATGATGCGCCAGGCCGGAAGGTACCTGCCCGAATACATGGCCCTGCGGGCGAAATACGGATTCTTCGAAAGGTGCCAGACACCAGAACTGGCTTGCGAAATAACGCTCCAGCCGGTGGATATCGTAGGTGTTGACGCGGCCATCCTCTTCTCCGACATCCTGGTAGTACCCCAGGCCATGGGCATGGAAGTGCAGTTGATAGAAAGCAAGGGGCCCTTGTTGCCGGAGCCGATCCACACTAAAAAAGATCTGGAGCGGATCGTGGTACCGGATGTGCAGGACAGGTTGCATTATGTATTCGATGCCATCAGGCTGATCAAGCAAGAATTGAATGGAAGGGTTCCCCTGATCGGCTTTGCGGGTGCGCCCTGGACCTTGCTATGTTATATGGTACAGGGCAAGGGCTCCAAAACCTTCGATGAGGCCAAGGCCTTCTGTTACCAGCAACCGGAGCTGGCCCACCAGTTATTGCAGATGATCACCGATACCACCATCGCATACATGAAAGAGCAGATCGCGGCGGGTGCGGATATGGTGCAGATCTTCGACAGCTGGGGTGGTTTGCTGAGCCCGGAAGATTTCGAGACCTTCTCTTTGCAATACATCAGGCAGATCGTTGCCGCGCTGAAGGACCTGGCACCTACCATTATTTTCGCCAAGGGTGCATGGTTTGCGTTGGAAGAAATGGCGGCCACGGGCGCGCATGGCTTGGGCATTGATTGGTGTATCAAGCCGCAACTGGCGAGGCAGTTTGCGGGGGATAAGGTTACCCTGCAGGGCAACTTCGACCCGGCGAGGTTACTGTCACCCATAACCGAAATCCGGGCATCGGTGAAGCGGATGCTGGAAGCTTTCGGGCCGGGAAGGCATATCGCCAACCTGGGGCATGGTATCCTGCCCAATGTACCCGTTGACCACGCCAGGGCTTTCGTGGATGCAGTGAAGGAGTTTAGTGTACAATAA
- the hemF gene encoding oxygen-dependent coproporphyrinogen oxidase — protein sequence MPTPKESWIAYIRDLQDRICAAVEAEDGQATFQEDLWERPEGGGGRTRVIANGAVFEKGGVNTSVVFGEVTEAMKTQLKINGHSWFACGLSLVLHPVNPFVPTVHCNYRMFELYDAHGEVIDRWFGGGTDLTPYYLINEDARYFHQTYKDVCDQFDPGFYPKFKKVCDDYFVNWHRNAERRGIGGIFYDYQRPDETRNLDFWMSFGQRCGDAFIDAYLPIVAKRKNIPYTPEHKHWQEIRRGRYTEFNLVHDRGTLFGLKTNGRIESILMSLPPTVRFEYNYQPAPGSPEADLLDACLHPREWVN from the coding sequence ATGCCAACACCAAAAGAATCATGGATCGCATACATCAGGGACCTCCAGGACAGGATCTGCGCCGCCGTTGAAGCAGAAGACGGCCAGGCCACCTTCCAGGAAGACCTCTGGGAAAGACCCGAAGGCGGCGGAGGCCGCACCCGTGTCATCGCCAATGGCGCCGTGTTTGAGAAAGGCGGCGTCAACACCTCCGTCGTATTCGGCGAAGTAACCGAGGCCATGAAAACCCAACTCAAGATCAACGGCCACAGCTGGTTCGCCTGCGGACTGAGCCTGGTGCTGCACCCCGTCAATCCCTTCGTCCCCACCGTGCATTGCAACTACCGCATGTTTGAATTGTACGATGCCCATGGCGAAGTGATCGACCGTTGGTTTGGCGGCGGTACCGACCTCACCCCCTACTACCTCATCAACGAAGACGCCAGGTATTTCCACCAGACCTACAAGGATGTCTGCGACCAGTTCGATCCGGGCTTCTATCCTAAGTTCAAAAAGGTATGCGACGACTATTTCGTCAACTGGCACCGCAATGCCGAGCGCAGGGGAATCGGCGGGATCTTCTACGATTACCAGCGACCCGATGAAACCAGGAACCTCGACTTCTGGATGAGCTTTGGCCAGCGCTGCGGCGATGCCTTCATCGACGCCTACCTGCCCATTGTAGCGAAGCGGAAGAATATTCCTTATACGCCGGAGCATAAGCACTGGCAGGAGATCAGGCGCGGCAGGTATACTGAATTCAACCTCGTGCACGACAGGGGCACCCTCTTTGGTTTGAAGACCAATGGCAGGATCGAAAGCATTTTGATGAGCCTACCCCCTACCGTTAGATTTGAATACAATTACCAGCCCGCACCGGGCAGTCCCGAGGCCGACCTGCTCGATGCCTGTCTGCATCCGCGGGAATGGGTAAATTGA